The sequence CCCGCTTTAGATGAGCCGGCAATTTGGGTTTTGGTTTTCCTCTATATCCGCCACGCATACTGTCTCCTTTTCTAACAAAAAACACCTGAAAGCCTTGAAGTTAAACGGTTATAGATAACCGTAGTACAATTATCAAAAAACCCAGGTGATTTTTGTATTCAAAAATGACCGTTAGTCTCCACTTTTTTTTTAAAGGGGATCTTCCAAAAAACCGGTTCTGCCATGTGTTAAACCATGACGTGATAATATACGCCCAATCGTACTTACAGACGGTGTTGGCCGGATATTCCCATCCTCCATTTGCTTTCTAATGACCCAGGCACCACAATGAAGGCCCCTGTTATATAAATGCAACCGTATCATTTTAACAATTTCTACGATCTCTTCCCGGGTATATGGTGTACCCCATTCATGCGCCGGCATCATTTTGACTCCTTTTGGGCCTGTTCCATGCGATAACTTTCAACATTCAATTCGAAGATAATGCTGTGGTGAACAAGCCGGTCAATAGCCGCAGCAGTTGTCATAGGGTCCTTAAAAATCTGTTCCCACTTAGAAAAGGGAAGATTGCTGGTGATCATCAGGCTGCCTTGCTCATACCGGTCTGCCAGGAAGGTGAACAATACTTCCATCTCTTCCCGGCTTTGCTGGACATATCCGATATCATCAATAATCACGGCATCAAACCTGGAAAGGCTTTTGAGCTTTTTTGTCAACTCAAGTTCCCTTTTGGCGATCAGCAGATCCTGGACAAGACTGCTGCAAGGAATGAAAAGGACCTGTTTCCCTTGTGCAATCAATTCATGACCAATGGCACATAACAGATGGGTTTTCCCGCTTCCGGGATTCCCAAAGGCCAAAATGTTTTCAGATTGATTTAAAAAAGAGCCGTCGATCAGTACATTCAAATGATTAGCGACCTTTATAGGAAGACGCTTTTTATCAAAATTCTCAAAGGTCTTTGAGGGCGGCAGCTTGGATGCCCTCAGGTTTCTGGCTATCCGGTTTTGCCAACGCACTTCACATTCAAGATTCAGCAACTGCAAAAGATAGTGCTCATACCCCCATGACTCCGCCCGGGCCTGATCTGCCGTTTCTTCATAGCTGCGGCGCATGGTCGGCATGTGCAGACTTTTAAGATGGTTTACAATCTGGTCTCTGTCGCTCATCATGCCTCCACCATTTTGAGAAGTTTGTCATAACTGCTTAAATCAATGGCCGGGATATGGATATCATCCGGCCCGGCAACAGGGGTATTAGATGTCATAAGACGCTGGACCGCATCTTTGCTGATCTCATGGCCTTCATTAATTAAAATCGTCAAGGCATTGTCCACAGCCACTTCACTGTCTTTTGCGGCAAGGTATAAAATTTTCAGATATCTTGACGCAGCGCTTTGAACGGTATAGCGCTCTTTTAAGGAATCATAAGCGATCCGAAAACGACTGGTGGGGAACATGGCATCACGATATCGATAATTTTCAAACGCCCCCGGTTTTCTGACCAAGCTGTCAATGATATGCCGGTAATTGACTTTGTACTTCCCCTCGCCCCGTAACCGTGGCACGGTATCGATTTTTTTTTGCCCGTACCAGATTTCCAGGTATTCCATGTAAAGGCGGACCTGTATTTTTTCTCCTATAAGTCTGCTGTTCACTGAGTATACGTTGTGATTAACCCGTATTGTACAACCGGGACCGACTTTCAGATCCAGTTTTTTACATGAGTCGATTCGGGTTTTGGGCAGCCGACGCAAAACTTCAAGTTCTTTTGCAAGGCGGTCTTTTCGGCCGGCATTCAGTTGTCCAAACAGTTTGGACAGAAAACGCTCGTATTCCTCCCGGTCTCTAAAATTCCGGTTGTTTCTTAGCAAAAGGGCCTGGTCAACAGCCTTTTTGAATCGGTAATTGCGCTGCTCCACGTCACCATTTTCATTGGGACTGTATGGGTTCGTTTTGCAAGGTGTCAGGCCGTAATGGTCCATAAGATCCTGATACCTGCGGGTGAACTCTTCCGGGTGGGTCTCCTTGTTAACAGCGGTCGCCAAACGATCTGTACGGTGACGATGGGGAACACCGCCCAGGTTCCATAAGGCATTTTGCAGGCCATGGCTCAGGCTTTCAAAACTTTCAGAAAAACATATGCTCCCGGTTTCCCAGTTAGAATAGGTTAAAACAAAATGATAGATCATGTGATCAAAGGGAACGCCGCCTATGGTGACACCCACCTTATCCATATGCGTGAAGTCAGACTGGCATAGTTCGCCTGGTTTATGTATTTGTGCAAAGAATATTTCTTTGCAGGGACCTTCTGTTGCCCGCCAATGCTTGATCCGTCGTTGCAGGGTCCTTAACTGACCATCGGCAAATCGGCCGGGCTGTTTGCGCTGAAGATCCTCAAAAATGGTTTTGGCTTCCAACCCCGAATTTATTGATAACATTGCTTTGATACTATCCCATACGTCTTCAAACGGGTTTTTACGTGTCCGCCAGTCGTGTTCCTGTTTAAGCTCGCTTGGTAATTTACCAATTTCACGGTACTTTCGAGCCGTCTTTTCATCCATACCTGCTTTCATTGCTGCGATCCCGAAATCCTTCTCAGATTGAATCAACTTGAACAACCTCCTCACTTGTTGGTTTGTTACCATCCAAATCACTCCTTCAGTAAGATTTGGAGGCTTTTACCATTTTTTTTGATTCTTTAAATTTCGGGAATTTTAATTGTCGTTCGGCGGGAATTATAATTGACGTTCATCAGCCTGGTATACGCCCGGGGTAATGACAGCAGACCCCAGGGCGAAACCTCCTCAGGAAGCATTTACTGCCTGTGAAGGAAAGTCCGAAGGGGATACTGCATTGTTTGAAGCTTCCAATGGAGAGACAATTACCGGAACTTGCAGACAGGACAGAAATGGCGACAGACTTCTGCTCATTCCGGATAATGCTCACCAGGGGAGGGGGCAGGGTCGAGCCCCCCAGGGAAACGACTTTTAAGCGGACCTGATGGCAATCTAAAGGTCGTGACGGAAAAAATGGTGTTTGAAAAACGACTGATGAGATTCAAATAATGTAACGGTATTATGGATTTAAAATTTTAACGAAAATGTCAAATTCTTGTGTGATTCAAGAATGTTGTGGCGATACGCCAATGAAAACAGAGTTACAAAATAATGTAACGGCGTAAGAATAATTGGGCTTGGTTCTAACTTCGCCCACTAATTCTTAAGCCACTAATTTCAATTGGTTTCGTGGCCGTGCCGGATAGTCCACATTATTCAAGAGAAATTCAAAGAGGTCATTCGGTTTAGCCTCAAAAAATCGTTCAGCAGCCGTGGTTCCATCTCGTCTTTTGATATAATAGTTGTGCATAATTGTGGATGCTTTTAAATGTCGATCACTCAGACGATGAATTCCTTGATGGCGGAGTGCTAATTGTGCATTTCTTCCCTCAACACAGGAACTCGATCTTTGAAAAAGTTGAGCGCAGCTCTTGGCGGCTTTTTCCAGCTCCTTTATTTTGCAATCTGAAATGACATCGCAGTATCCGTCGGTACAGTTAACAACCGACAATAAGTCTTGGGACTTCTGGAGGATTTCCGTTTTCCGGTCAATATCCCTATGCCTCCTTGCCGCCAGTTTCAAATAATGACCTGGGATTAAATAGTTGTGCATCAGGTTTTTGTCGCGATCCGATAGGTTCATATTATCAAGGTAAACATCGACCATATGAAAAAAGAAGGCAATGGTTGCAACCATACTATTCACAACTCGTTGGGCTTTATTGACACGCTCTTTGCATCGATCCGAGAGATTGGCTGTGGCAGTATGAATTTTATCAAAACAGTCTATCAGAAGGCTGTCGACAGTTTTTGAATCCTGCTTCTGGCCGGTTTCGAGGTTGTATGGATGATAAATTTTTCCTATCTTAGCTTTTTCACTGCGTACGGTTTCATAATTTAAGCGGGCCTGATCCAAGTTTTTTTGAGCAAATTGTTCTTGGGCTTTAGCCTGCTCAATTCTTTTTTCAAAGTGTGGTCTACGTCCCCGGGGGCGTTTGTCAGCAGTGTCGAATTTTTCTTTTTTTTGCTCAATGTCATGAGTCAGCTTGACCTTTCTTTCGTATTCTTTTTCTGCTTTTTTTATTTTTGACATCAAAGCACCGCAAGTGCCTTTTCCGATTTCATAAATGACGTGGAAACAATCCGGTGAATGATGAACCTTAAGACCTTTAAGCGCGTGACTGATAAGACTACGGCCTTCATCACTGGCAACTTGGATGACTTCAACAGGAAAACCGGAAAGCGCATTGTCTATTGCCTCATTCCAGGTTTTGGCCTCACGATTGAGGGCATATCTTTCTACAAGGATAAAGTTTGAAACAGGTTCCATAGCAACAAGACAAATTTGAGGGTGAAAGGTCTCATCCTCGCAAAGCGTGATTATTTTTGCAGGCATTTGTTGACCAAGCCTCTCGTCCTCAATATTTCCGAATTGGATGATTTTATCATCTATCTGAGCGGAAACCTTGCGCTGAGATGAATATGATGATGCAACAAACGGTGATAGGCCGGATCTGATTAAAAAATCGCTGACATTGTGGATGCTGGCCGCTCCAGCTTTAGTAAACGAAACATGGGCAGATGTCATCAATCGGTGTAAAAAAGCTATGCCAACTGGACTTTCAAAAAATTCTATTAAAATTGGATCTGCATCAATACTATTTTTTCGGTCTGCCCAATACCGAAGTGTTGAGCGAGCAATACCATTATTTTTTGAAAAATCACGCTGGCTAACGGCCTGCCCCCTTGATTCAAAATCCTGCACAAGTTTTGCTATTTCGGCTCGTTCCCATTTCCTGTTTATGCTTGTTACATGTCCCGATTCATTATATGGTCTTTTCATAGCTCGATCTGGTATTGATTTAAAAAATAAGATAATTCGCACTTTCCTATTTTCTCCTATCAGATCGGGCTTAAATTGTCTCGGGCTTTTTCAATTTCAATTTTTCTCCATTTCTTTGGCTAAATGGGCGAAGTTAGAACCAAGCCCGAATAATTCAATAATGATCTGTGGTTTGGCGTTTTTCAAAAAAGAATCAAACAAAAATCGGCGTCGAATTATATAAGGATAAAATACAGGCAGGCCAACCTTGGATTACACCAAAGATGACCTGTAAATGCAGATAAGTTGTGGTAAGGATTATTGTGGAGGCAGATCTGATATAAATTCCAGGGCAAGATTAATATCAACAAATTGGTGGTTTAGCTCCTTTGCCCTGTCCCGGCAGTCTGTGCAGATTTCTTTAAATTTTCGCATATCGCCTTTAACAGACATATAAATCTGTTCAACAGCTTCCTGTTGGATATCTTTGTATTTTTCAATGAAGTCCTCGACCTCTATGGGATACAAAATCAAGGTTTTCAACCGGCTGAGTATATCAGGATGGTTCCGGCTCAAATAGGTTCTGACCTTTGGGAGCCCTGCAAATACAATGGGAACACCGGCATCAATAATTCGTTTAAGATATGGCCAAACCCGGACGTCCAAGTCATTAGCCTCATCTATGATGATAAAACAATTGGAGAGATTGCAGATCATTTTCAGGTACTGGGGAGTTCGGCGGTAGGTGGCGGTGGCCTCATAATTTAATTCTTTAAGTATCGCGGCCAGGGTTTCATGTATGTTGAACAGAGACTCAACCCATACAGCATGGAGCTTTTTGGGGTGCAGCAATTTTAAAAACCGGGTTTTTCCTGCACCAAAATCACCTTCAATGAGCACGCTTTGGCCTCTGTAGATCCGGTTATACGTGGCAGCTAAGTATGAGACCCTTCGTTTATCACTGATAAAATCCTCTTTCATGTTATGTCTCCGTGGGATGCATAAGTGGGTACATGGTTCGTATTTAAGGATTTTTGGCAATCAAGCATAAATGCATTGAACAGGGCCTGATTTTTGCGGTCATCCGGCTGGTTCATCTTTTTTATATAATCTGCGTACCTTGATTGATTATGATCAAGCACTTGTGCCGCCCGGACCAGGGTGAGGCCTTTATGAAAAACTTCGATTAAAACAGGCCGGTCAACGGCCATATTGTGCTTTTCTAAAAGAATGATAATGGTGTCAAGTTCATCAGGCGGCACAGGCGAAGGTTCCGGTACCGGCGGTCTGTCGAACGGCTTTCTTGCAATGGCTTCGCCCAACAGTATGCCGTCTTCACCCTGCTCAAAGATAAAAAGTTTGTCCTTGTATCTGGATATTTTCACCGGTGTGCTTTTATGTTTGCTGAACTTATCTGCACCACGGGTCACATAATAGTCCCGCTTGTCATGGCGGATGGTCCTGTTTTTAGATACGGTGGCTTTGATTTTTCTGTAGCCGTACTTCATATATTCCTGAACCTGGTCCGGGGTAAAATTCAAGGTATCCACCTGAGTTGATAAAAAATCATCAAATTTCTGTGCCGGCACCCAGGCACTGACCACCCCGTCTTCGGTAAAATAGTGTTGTGTATGATTATGTTCGTTACGGTACTCGCTGAGCATAGTGCTGTTCCTTAATTCCTGAAGGCTGATATCAAGAAGGGTTACAGTGATTTTTTCCTTTCTTCCCCGCTTGAAGTCATATTCGGTAACGGTTTTTACAATCCTGTCCTCAAAGGCTTTGATAATCCGTATTTCAAAATTGTGCAGGCTCCGGTGTGAAGATTCCAGGTGCGCCTTATCTTTGGGTGAATACACCTTTGAAAAATCCGATGCCAAATAGAAACCTTGCGGTGTAGAATGCTTCAGGTTAATGGCATTGATGGGACGTTTTAGATTTAAAAATCCTTTTGCCTGATCAGGTCTGATACCGATTTTTTGCAAAGGGAAAGGGGTACTCAACAAAAAACGGGTAAAAAGATCCACAGAGTTCAGGCTGCTTTCGGTAAAATAAAAATCCAGAATAAACATTTTCCTGGAACCGGTATCAAATATTTCAATGACCTGTGGTTTTTGCCAGTTATCGTGTTCATCTCTGATTCTCAAATACTGAAATTTGCAGCCGTCAACCTGGATCAAAGCAAACACCGGCACCGACTTGAAGGCATGCATGACCGGGGACTGATCCTGCTCATCCTCTTTTTCCAGGTAAAATTTGAGATTTTCCCTTTTCAAGCAGTAAAAGGGGTGCCGGGATAATCCCGGTTTTCTTATACTGGTCCTTGTAATATTTTTTGGACCGTCTCTTGGCAGATCCGGTTTTATTCATGATTTTTTTGTGCAGCAGTAGGTGAAAGCGGTCATCA comes from uncultured Desulfobacter sp. and encodes:
- the istA gene encoding IS21 family transposase gives rise to the protein MQSEKDFGIAAMKAGMDEKTARKYREIGKLPSELKQEHDWRTRKNPFEDVWDSIKAMLSINSGLEAKTIFEDLQRKQPGRFADGQLRTLQRRIKHWRATEGPCKEIFFAQIHKPGELCQSDFTHMDKVGVTIGGVPFDHMIYHFVLTYSNWETGSICFSESFESLSHGLQNALWNLGGVPHRHRTDRLATAVNKETHPEEFTRRYQDLMDHYGLTPCKTNPYSPNENGDVEQRNYRFKKAVDQALLLRNNRNFRDREEYERFLSKLFGQLNAGRKDRLAKELEVLRRLPKTRIDSCKKLDLKVGPGCTIRVNHNVYSVNSRLIGEKIQVRLYMEYLEIWYGQKKIDTVPRLRGEGKYKVNYRHIIDSLVRKPGAFENYRYRDAMFPTSRFRIAYDSLKERYTVQSAASRYLKILYLAAKDSEVAVDNALTILINEGHEISKDAVQRLMTSNTPVAGPDDIHIPAIDLSSYDKLLKMVEA
- a CDS encoding DUF6399 domain-containing protein gives rise to the protein MKRPYNESGHVTSINRKWERAEIAKLVQDFESRGQAVSQRDFSKNNGIARSTLRYWADRKNSIDADPILIEFFESPVGIAFLHRLMTSAHVSFTKAGAASIHNVSDFLIRSGLSPFVASSYSSQRKVSAQIDDKIIQFGNIEDERLGQQMPAKIITLCEDETFHPQICLVAMEPVSNFILVERYALNREAKTWNEAIDNALSGFPVEVIQVASDEGRSLISHALKGLKVHHSPDCFHVIYEIGKGTCGALMSKIKKAEKEYERKVKLTHDIEQKKEKFDTADKRPRGRRPHFEKRIEQAKAQEQFAQKNLDQARLNYETVRSEKAKIGKIYHPYNLETGQKQDSKTVDSLLIDCFDKIHTATANLSDRCKERVNKAQRVVNSMVATIAFFFHMVDVYLDNMNLSDRDKNLMHNYLIPGHYLKLAARRHRDIDRKTEILQKSQDLLSVVNCTDGYCDVISDCKIKELEKAAKSCAQLFQRSSSCVEGRNAQLALRHQGIHRLSDRHLKASTIMHNYYIKRRDGTTAAERFFEAKPNDLFEFLLNNVDYPARPRNQLKLVA
- a CDS encoding integrase; this encodes MKRENLKFYLEKEDEQDQSPVMHAFKSVPVFALIQVDGCKFQYLRIRDEHDNWQKPQVIEIFDTGSRKMFILDFYFTESSLNSVDLFTRFLLSTPFPLQKIGIRPDQAKGFLNLKRPINAINLKHSTPQGFYLASDFSKVYSPKDKAHLESSHRSLHNFEIRIIKAFEDRIVKTVTEYDFKRGRKEKITVTLLDISLQELRNSTMLSEYRNEHNHTQHYFTEDGVVSAWVPAQKFDDFLSTQVDTLNFTPDQVQEYMKYGYRKIKATVSKNRTIRHDKRDYYVTRGADKFSKHKSTPVKISRYKDKLFIFEQGEDGILLGEAIARKPFDRPPVPEPSPVPPDELDTIIILLEKHNMAVDRPVLIEVFHKGLTLVRAAQVLDHNQSRYADYIKKMNQPDDRKNQALFNAFMLDCQKSLNTNHVPTYASHGDIT
- the istB gene encoding IS21-like element helper ATPase IstB — its product is MMSDRDQIVNHLKSLHMPTMRRSYEETADQARAESWGYEHYLLQLLNLECEVRWQNRIARNLRASKLPPSKTFENFDKKRLPIKVANHLNVLIDGSFLNQSENILAFGNPGSGKTHLLCAIGHELIAQGKQVLFIPCSSLVQDLLIAKRELELTKKLKSLSRFDAVIIDDIGYVQQSREEMEVLFTFLADRYEQGSLMITSNLPFSKWEQIFKDPMTTAAAIDRLVHHSIIFELNVESYRMEQAQKESK
- a CDS encoding ATP-binding protein, whose translation is MKEDFISDKRRVSYLAATYNRIYRGQSVLIEGDFGAGKTRFLKLLHPKKLHAVWVESLFNIHETLAAILKELNYEATATYRRTPQYLKMICNLSNCFIIIDEANDLDVRVWPYLKRIIDAGVPIVFAGLPKVRTYLSRNHPDILSRLKTLILYPIEVEDFIEKYKDIQQEAVEQIYMSVKGDMRKFKEICTDCRDRAKELNHQFVDINLALEFISDLPPQ